The following coding sequences are from one Actinomycetota bacterium window:
- a CDS encoding SHOCT domain-containing protein gives MIAAVFGGQATAIKQFTGASVSERAAAAQQAAMAQMPSVSSAPGPAPVGDLVDTLTRLADLHDRGVLTDEEFQAQKKRILGE, from the coding sequence ATGATCGCCGCCGTGTTCGGAGGCCAGGCCACCGCCATCAAGCAGTTCACGGGGGCGTCCGTCTCCGAACGCGCGGCGGCCGCCCAGCAGGCAGCCATGGCGCAGATGCCCTCGGTTTCGTCAGCGCCGGGCCCGGCTCCGGTCGGGGATCTCGTCGACACGCTCACCAGGCTGGCCGACCTCCACGACCGTGGGGTGCTCACCGACGAGGAGTTCCAGGCCCAGAAGAAGCGCATCCTGGGGGAATGA
- a CDS encoding MmcQ/YjbR family DNA-binding protein: MSRPQETRRKVLAFALSFPGAYEDHPWGEDVAKAAGKVFAFLGTAGRSDPGMTVKLRESHEQAMLVPGTAPTGYGLGRAGWVDVPFRDTTPPLDVLKDWVEESYRLVAPKRLVAELDRRAPAR, from the coding sequence GTGAGCCGCCCGCAGGAGACCCGTCGCAAGGTTCTCGCCTTCGCGCTGAGCTTTCCGGGGGCTTACGAGGACCATCCCTGGGGAGAGGACGTGGCGAAGGCCGCCGGGAAGGTCTTCGCGTTCCTGGGTACCGCAGGCCGCTCTGACCCGGGGATGACCGTGAAGCTCCGCGAGTCGCACGAGCAGGCCATGCTCGTTCCCGGCACGGCGCCGACCGGGTACGGCCTCGGTCGGGCGGGATGGGTCGACGTTCCGTTCCGCGACACCACGCCGCCGCTCGACGTCCTGAAGGATTGGGTGGAGGAGAGCTACCGGCTGGTCGCTCCGAAGCGGCTGGTGGCCGAGCTGGACCGGCGGGCACCCGCGCGGTGA
- a CDS encoding SDR family oxidoreductase produces MAEWTGVRGKRVLITGATNGIGLAAAEALARLGADLALVARSEARAEEAVARIQGAGGAGTAVDVLLADLGSQTSVRHLAAEVLERYPAVDVLVNNAGAMNASRQVTEDGVELTWAVNHLAPFLLTTLLLDRLVHSAPAGIVTTSSDAHRGARIPFDDLDAERSYGARGFTRYGQTKLANILFTAELARRLEGTGVTANCFHPGLVASGFNRNNGWLMRLGMTIVKPFSRSPEKGAETLVWLVDSPDLQGESGGYFVDKRRATPTHAAQDMDAARRLWEVSEKQVRQRSPA; encoded by the coding sequence ATGGCGGAGTGGACGGGGGTGCGCGGCAAGCGCGTCCTCATCACGGGCGCGACGAACGGCATCGGCCTGGCGGCCGCCGAGGCGCTGGCGCGGCTCGGGGCCGACCTCGCCCTGGTGGCCCGCAGCGAGGCGAGGGCGGAGGAAGCGGTCGCGCGGATCCAGGGCGCCGGTGGCGCCGGCACGGCCGTGGACGTGCTGCTGGCCGACCTCGGGTCGCAGACGTCGGTCCGCCACCTCGCCGCCGAGGTGCTGGAACGGTATCCGGCGGTGGACGTGCTGGTGAACAACGCCGGCGCCATGAACGCCTCGAGGCAGGTCACGGAGGACGGCGTCGAGCTCACCTGGGCCGTCAACCACCTCGCTCCGTTCCTGCTGACCACGCTCCTGCTGGACCGGCTGGTCCACAGCGCCCCGGCCGGCATCGTCACCACGAGCTCGGACGCCCACAGGGGCGCGCGCATCCCGTTCGACGACCTCGACGCGGAACGGTCCTACGGGGCCCGGGGCTTCACCCGGTACGGCCAGACCAAGCTGGCGAACATCCTGTTCACCGCGGAGCTGGCCAGACGGCTCGAGGGCACGGGCGTCACGGCGAACTGCTTCCATCCCGGGCTCGTCGCGAGCGGCTTCAACCGCAACAACGGATGGCTGATGCGACTCGGGATGACCATCGTCAAGCCGTTCTCCCGGAGTCCGGAGAAGGGCGCCGAGACCCTGGTGTGGCTGGTGGACTCACCGGACCTGCAAGGGGAAAGCGGCGGGTACTTCGTCGACAAGCGGCGGGCCACCCCCACCCACGCGGCGCAGGACATGGACGCCGCGCGCCGTCTCTGGGAGGTCAGCGAGAAGCAGGTCAGGCAGCGTTCTCCGGCCTGA
- a CDS encoding NYN domain-containing protein — protein MNLIGSRPDRWWNDPDRAVRRLVEELERYAAASGNEVTVMFDRRPPDLEPGAHGPVQVAFASRRGRNAADHEIVRMVSEDLAPQTVVVVTSDRRLVERVRELGAAVESSGTFRRRIDETLGP, from the coding sequence ATGAACCTCATCGGATCGCGCCCCGACCGGTGGTGGAACGACCCGGACCGGGCGGTCCGGCGCCTGGTCGAGGAGCTGGAACGGTACGCGGCGGCCTCCGGCAACGAGGTGACCGTGATGTTCGACCGCCGGCCCCCTGACCTGGAGCCGGGAGCGCACGGGCCCGTGCAGGTCGCGTTCGCCTCACGCCGCGGGCGCAACGCGGCGGATCACGAGATCGTGCGGATGGTCTCCGAGGACCTCGCCCCCCAGACGGTGGTCGTGGTCACATCGGACCGCCGCCTGGTGGAGCGGGTCCGGGAGCTCGGGGCCGCCGTCGAGTCCTCCGGCACCTTCCGCCGCCGCATCGACGAGACCCTCGGCCCATGA
- a CDS encoding DUF983 domain-containing protein translates to MVRQRCPRCFAGRVYRGLVDMNERCPVCGLRFEREEGYFTGAMYVSYLLSLVLVFAIFGILWLVLPNGSLFAIGMLCLVSAAIYLPLVPVVFRYSRVLYMHMDRKLDPDVDESAL, encoded by the coding sequence ATGGTCCGCCAGCGCTGCCCTCGCTGCTTCGCCGGGCGGGTGTACCGGGGCCTGGTCGACATGAACGAACGCTGCCCGGTGTGCGGGCTCCGGTTCGAGCGCGAGGAAGGCTACTTCACCGGGGCCATGTACGTCAGCTACCTGCTCTCGCTGGTGCTGGTGTTCGCCATCTTCGGCATCCTGTGGCTGGTGCTGCCGAACGGCAGCCTGTTCGCCATCGGGATGCTGTGCCTGGTCAGCGCGGCCATCTACCTGCCGCTGGTCCCGGTGGTGTTCCGGTATTCCCGGGTGCTGTACATGCACATGGACCGCAAGCTCGATCCGGACGTCGACGAGTCGGCCCTGTGA